The Streptomyces achromogenes genome window below encodes:
- a CDS encoding ABC transporter ATP-binding protein: MTHTTDRNPETPAPDTAIAAVRVTDLTVAAPDGRPMLHGASLTLRPGQLVALTGPSGTGKTTLLRAVTALLPPGTTRVTGRVEVLGHDVFALPERELRALRRHHLAYVGQDPGSGLNPRMRVRDLVAELSPDRSSQAVASLLAEVHLPDDGRLAARRPTALSGGQQRRVALARALARRPRVLLLDEPTAGLHPQLRDEMGDVLRHLAREHQLAIGLACHDHHLVERIADDVVELGSPLPSAGPRNGKRSATRAPSTAEAPHRTAEPVLEARDIQVTFGRRGTGAVSVDGVSLSVAPGAAAGIVGVSGSGKTTLVRAIVGLQAVTGGTILLDGTPLGSGLRGRDREQRRRIQLVTQNPLGALNPSRRIGAAIGRPMRLHRRQAPRDIPERVADLLEQVGLPPEFVGRYPHELSGGQRQRVAIARALAAEPDVLICDEITSALDPGTAESIMDLLAGLRERHGTALVLISHDLPLVADRTDTVTVLEAGRVAESGSTAEVFAAPRHAATRQLLGRQAPATTP; encoded by the coding sequence GTGACCCACACCACCGACCGGAACCCCGAAACCCCCGCACCCGACACCGCCATCGCCGCGGTGAGGGTCACCGACCTCACTGTGGCCGCACCCGACGGCCGTCCGATGCTCCACGGTGCGTCCCTCACCCTGCGCCCCGGGCAGCTCGTCGCCCTGACCGGACCCTCCGGCACCGGGAAGACCACCCTGCTGCGTGCGGTCACCGCACTCCTTCCGCCAGGAACCACACGCGTCACCGGTCGCGTCGAGGTCCTGGGCCACGACGTGTTCGCGCTCCCCGAACGGGAGTTGCGCGCTCTGCGCCGCCACCACCTCGCCTACGTGGGCCAGGATCCCGGCTCCGGCCTCAACCCCCGGATGCGGGTCCGTGACCTCGTCGCCGAACTCTCACCCGACCGCAGCAGCCAGGCGGTGGCAAGCCTCCTCGCCGAGGTCCACCTTCCCGACGACGGCCGGCTCGCCGCACGGCGGCCCACGGCCCTCTCCGGCGGACAGCAGCGCCGCGTCGCCCTGGCCCGGGCTCTGGCCCGCCGACCCCGCGTGCTCCTCCTCGACGAGCCGACCGCCGGACTGCACCCGCAACTCCGCGACGAGATGGGCGATGTGCTCCGCCACCTCGCCCGGGAACACCAACTGGCCATCGGCCTGGCCTGTCACGACCACCACCTCGTCGAACGGATCGCGGACGACGTCGTAGAGCTCGGATCCCCCCTTCCCTCCGCGGGCCCGCGGAACGGGAAGCGCTCCGCCACCCGCGCACCGAGCACGGCCGAGGCCCCCCACCGCACGGCCGAACCCGTACTGGAGGCGCGCGACATCCAGGTGACCTTCGGCCGGCGCGGCACCGGCGCCGTGTCGGTCGACGGGGTCAGCCTGAGTGTCGCGCCGGGTGCCGCGGCGGGCATCGTCGGTGTCTCGGGCTCCGGAAAGACCACCCTCGTCCGCGCGATCGTCGGACTGCAGGCGGTGACCGGCGGCACGATCCTCCTCGACGGCACCCCGCTCGGCAGTGGCTTGCGCGGTCGTGACCGGGAACAGCGGCGCCGGATCCAACTCGTGACGCAGAACCCGCTCGGCGCGCTCAACCCGAGCCGCAGGATCGGGGCCGCGATCGGCCGGCCGATGCGCCTGCACCGTCGCCAGGCACCGCGCGACATTCCCGAGCGGGTGGCAGACCTTCTCGAACAGGTAGGTCTGCCGCCCGAATTCGTCGGCCGCTACCCGCACGAACTGTCCGGTGGACAGCGCCAGCGGGTCGCCATCGCCCGGGCCCTGGCTGCCGAACCCGACGTCCTGATCTGCGACGAGATCACGTCCGCGCTGGATCCCGGCACCGCTGAGTCGATCATGGACCTGCTGGCCGGCCTGCGCGAGCGGCACGGAACGGCCCTCGTCCTCATCAGCCACGACCTGCCCCTCGTCGCCGACCGCACGGACACCGTCACCGTGCTGGAGGCCGGACGGGTCGCGGAGTCCGGCTCCACCGCCGAGGTCTTCGCCGCACCGCGGCATGCGGCGACGCGCCAGTTGCTCGGCAGGCAAGCGCCTGCGACGACGCCCTGA
- a CDS encoding ABC transporter permease gives MVAAAPPRARIGVILLHSLPALLLVCLALAGPWLAPHSVTDPVTAPFAEPGAGAPLGGDQLGRDVWSRLLAGGGQLVLSALLIAVVVTGAAAVLGAVAALRPKVGKVVERVADVLILLPAVLGIMLVALSWPEGGRFAVVLAAVVLGVPYAVRLAANAAAPVAGAGYVESAAAGGERLWVLVVREILPNLRATLLALFGLRFVEAVYVVSTAGFLQVGPQPPAADWALMIRENSPGLLLNPWAVVAPSAVIGLLALSVNLAAGALAPQTGRKAVTVR, from the coding sequence ATGGTTGCCGCGGCGCCCCCGCGTGCCCGGATCGGCGTCATCCTGCTGCACAGCCTGCCGGCCCTGCTGCTGGTCTGCCTCGCCCTGGCCGGTCCCTGGCTCGCCCCGCACTCGGTGACCGACCCGGTCACCGCGCCCTTCGCCGAACCCGGCGCCGGCGCACCGCTCGGCGGCGACCAACTCGGCCGGGACGTGTGGAGCAGACTGCTGGCCGGTGGAGGCCAACTCGTCCTGTCCGCCCTGCTGATCGCCGTCGTCGTGACCGGTGCCGCCGCCGTGCTCGGTGCCGTCGCGGCCCTGCGCCCGAAGGTCGGCAAAGTCGTGGAGCGCGTCGCCGACGTGCTGATCCTGCTGCCGGCCGTGCTCGGCATCATGCTCGTCGCGCTGTCCTGGCCGGAAGGCGGACGGTTCGCGGTCGTCCTGGCCGCGGTCGTGCTGGGCGTCCCGTACGCGGTCCGCCTCGCGGCGAACGCGGCGGCGCCGGTGGCCGGCGCCGGCTACGTCGAGTCCGCCGCAGCGGGCGGCGAGCGGCTGTGGGTCCTCGTCGTGCGCGAGATCCTGCCGAACCTGCGCGCCACACTGCTCGCCCTGTTCGGACTGCGGTTCGTCGAGGCCGTGTACGTCGTCTCCACCGCCGGATTCCTCCAGGTGGGACCGCAACCGCCTGCCGCGGACTGGGCCTTGATGATTCGCGAGAACTCACCCGGCCTCCTGCTCAACCCATGGGCCGTGGTCGCTCCCAGCGCCGTCATCGGCCTGCTCGCCCTGAGCGTCAACCTCGCGGCGGGCGCCCTCGCCCCCCAGACCGGCCGGAAGGCGGTGACCGTACGGTGA